In one window of Bradyrhizobium sp. AZCC 1721 DNA:
- the glgB gene encoding 1,4-alpha-glucan branching protein GlgB, which translates to MTKLSAEAYAIIEGKHSDPFRYLGLHSEGGHSVVRAFIPEASNVEAVGEQGETAPLERIHDAGLFEGALPNGSKRYQLRARFGENVVDLDDPYRFPPVLSDFDLYLLGEGTHRRIYDKLGAHPMTLDGVDGVAFVVLAPNAKAVNVVGDFNFWNARRHPMRVRGVGYWELFVPHARAGDRYKFDITGSDGRHLPLKSDPVAFAAEVRPSTASIVVDENRIPHPRPAPSGINELEAPISIYEVHLGSWRRKNGNEWLSYRDLAEQLPAYAKDMGFTHLEFLPVSEHPFDGSWGYQPTGLYAPTSRFGPPEDFSALVDACHREGLGVWLDWVPGHFPDDPHGLGYFDGTALYEHAHPMQGRHLDWGTLIYNYGRTEVVNFLVSNALFWLDRYGVDGLRVDAVASMLYLDYSRPAGEWIPNRLGGRENLEAIEFLRRFNIELFGHFPEATTAAEESTAWPQVSRPVEYGGLGFGFKWNMGWMHDTLQYIGKDPIYRKHHHGDVLFGLHYAFSENFILPLSHDEVVHGKRSILGRMPGDEWQRFANLRAYYSFMFGHPGKKLLFMGCEFGQEREWNHDHSLDWHLLAQHRHSGMQNLIRDLNRLYRSVPALHQMDCNQAGFEWVITHDSGGNVFAWLRKGFDARARCLVVVNFSPNVYHNYRVRVPFAGKWKEALNSDSAHYGGSNVGNVGEVQTLEGSIPELSLTIPPLAAIFLVPES; encoded by the coding sequence ATGACCAAGCTATCCGCAGAGGCCTACGCAATCATCGAAGGCAAGCATTCGGATCCGTTTCGATATCTCGGCTTGCACAGCGAAGGCGGACACAGCGTGGTGCGCGCTTTCATCCCGGAAGCGTCCAACGTGGAGGCGGTCGGCGAGCAAGGCGAGACGGCGCCGCTTGAGCGCATTCACGATGCCGGGCTGTTTGAAGGCGCGCTGCCGAACGGATCGAAACGCTATCAGCTCCGCGCCCGCTTCGGCGAGAACGTCGTCGATCTCGACGACCCCTACCGCTTTCCGCCCGTGCTCAGCGACTTCGACCTCTATCTCCTGGGCGAAGGCACCCACCGGCGGATCTATGACAAGCTCGGCGCGCATCCGATGACACTCGATGGCGTCGACGGCGTGGCGTTCGTGGTGCTGGCGCCGAACGCCAAGGCAGTCAACGTGGTCGGCGATTTCAATTTCTGGAATGCGCGGCGGCATCCGATGCGGGTGCGCGGCGTCGGCTATTGGGAACTGTTCGTGCCCCATGCCCGCGCCGGCGACCGGTACAAGTTCGACATTACCGGCTCCGACGGACGGCATCTGCCGCTGAAATCCGATCCGGTGGCCTTTGCGGCGGAAGTCCGGCCCTCAACGGCCTCGATCGTCGTCGACGAAAACAGAATTCCGCATCCACGCCCAGCGCCGTCGGGCATCAACGAGCTGGAAGCACCGATCTCGATCTACGAGGTTCATCTCGGCTCCTGGCGGCGCAAGAACGGCAATGAATGGCTGAGCTATCGCGACCTCGCCGAACAGCTTCCGGCTTATGCAAAAGATATGGGCTTTACCCATCTCGAGTTTCTGCCCGTCAGCGAACATCCGTTCGACGGCTCCTGGGGCTATCAGCCGACCGGCCTGTACGCACCGACCAGCCGGTTCGGCCCGCCGGAAGATTTTTCCGCCCTCGTCGATGCCTGTCATCGCGAGGGGCTCGGCGTGTGGCTCGACTGGGTGCCCGGACATTTTCCCGACGATCCGCATGGGCTCGGCTATTTCGACGGTACCGCACTCTACGAGCACGCCCACCCGATGCAGGGCCGCCATCTCGACTGGGGCACGCTGATCTACAATTACGGCCGCACCGAAGTGGTCAATTTCCTGGTCTCCAACGCGCTGTTCTGGCTCGATCGCTACGGCGTCGACGGTCTGCGCGTCGATGCCGTCGCCTCGATGCTCTACCTCGACTACAGCCGGCCCGCCGGCGAGTGGATCCCGAACCGGCTTGGCGGCCGGGAAAACCTCGAAGCCATCGAGTTCCTGCGCCGCTTCAACATCGAACTGTTCGGGCATTTTCCGGAAGCCACCACGGCTGCGGAAGAATCTACCGCGTGGCCGCAGGTCTCGCGGCCGGTCGAATATGGCGGGCTCGGCTTCGGCTTCAAATGGAACATGGGCTGGATGCACGACACGCTGCAGTATATCGGCAAGGATCCGATATACCGGAAGCACCATCACGGCGACGTGCTGTTCGGCCTGCATTACGCATTTTCAGAGAATTTCATTTTGCCGCTGTCGCATGACGAAGTCGTGCACGGCAAGCGATCGATCCTCGGCCGTATGCCCGGCGACGAGTGGCAGCGCTTTGCGAACCTGCGTGCCTATTACAGCTTCATGTTCGGCCATCCCGGCAAGAAGCTCCTGTTCATGGGCTGCGAGTTCGGCCAGGAGCGCGAATGGAACCACGATCATTCGCTCGACTGGCACCTTTTGGCGCAGCACCGCCATAGCGGCATGCAGAACCTGATCCGCGACCTCAACCGGCTCTATCGCAGCGTGCCGGCGCTGCACCAGATGGATTGCAACCAGGCGGGATTTGAATGGGTCATCACCCACGATTCCGGCGGCAACGTCTTTGCCTGGCTGCGCAAGGGTTTCGATGCGCGCGCGCGCTGCCTCGTGGTGGTGAACTTCTCGCCGAACGTCTATCACAATTATCGCGTCCGGGTGCCGTTCGCCGGCAAGTGGAAGGAAGCGCTCAATTCGGACTCTGCGCATTATGGCGGCAGCAATGTCGGCAACGTCGGCGAAGTCCAGACCCTGGAAGGCAGCATCCCCGAACTCAGCCTAACCATTCCGCCTCTGGCTGCGATCTTTCTCGTACCGGAAAGCTGA
- the treS gene encoding maltose alpha-D-glucosyltransferase: MVEAKQLPAAEVATDELWYKDAIIYQLHVKAFADSNNDGIGDFAGLTEKLGYLQDLGVTTLWLLPFYPSPGRDDGYDIADYGDINPDFGTMKDFRRFIQEAKKRGLRVITELVINHTSDQHDWFKRARRSDPNSSARNWYVWSDTDQKYLGTRIIFTDTEKSNWTWDPEAGQFYWHRFFSHQPDLNFDNPRVVSALVQVMKRWLDTGVDGFRLDAIPYLCERDGTNNENLPETHAVIKRLRSELDAYAKGKVLLAEANQWPEDVQEYFGRGDECHMAYHFPLMPRIYMAIAQEDRFPITDILRQTPDIPGNCQWALFLRNHDELTLEMVTDVERDYLWSTYANDPRARINVGIRRRLAPLMDNDRRKIELMNSLLFSFPGTPIIYYGDEIGMGDNIYLGDRNGVRTPMQWTPDRNGGFSRSDPARLYAPTIMDPVYGYESVNVEAQSRSLSSLLSATKRLIAVRKSTIAFGRGSMTFIRPENRSVLCYVRQYGDEVILCVANLSRSAQATELDLSAFKDRIPLEMLGRTRFPAIGELPYMITLSPYGFYWFELQEPDKSAPVPQRAVPEFETLVVPLNATWVSLARERGVFERDVLPGHLARSRWYPERSAKAIHPKLTSAIPFCDIGDNRPWLAFFETTQRGVTTRYVLPMQIEWVRFDRERYNPHALAAVRQGAREGTLLDVATDQIFVALFLRNLQQSLTVDESEQGLRLEFRPTGRFGDKPIRQPEYIRTIESELPRSTALVDNDYVVKIYRTLQVGPSPEIEMGRFLTDVANFPNAPALLGSAELVEGNEKSAVGVVHAFIANQGDLWTVSAAYLDRFVEEQRLLAASIHPGEREEEIPYLRYISQAGRRVAELHVALASNGELAEFAPEPTGGDDVQRWVDDLIRSAGHVFDALRQRRDTLKEADRALADQVLALQPALPDWLETLLLREAHVANIRGHGDLDLTQLLIVKDDIFIVDFEGAPRRSIAERRRKMPAARDIASLIRSIDYSATAALERALKVAHDDHGKLGAALGEWRDRATAAFLAAYREAMTDQRLWPADPTSADGLLTFFLLEKALNEIEHELSFRPEWLRVPLSGIIRMLSQPSFEAS, encoded by the coding sequence GTGGTCGAAGCAAAGCAGCTGCCCGCCGCCGAGGTCGCCACCGACGAGCTCTGGTACAAGGATGCGATCATCTATCAGTTGCACGTCAAGGCCTTCGCCGACAGCAACAATGACGGCATCGGCGACTTTGCCGGGCTGACGGAGAAACTTGGGTACCTGCAGGACCTTGGCGTCACCACATTGTGGCTGTTGCCGTTCTATCCCTCCCCCGGCCGCGACGACGGCTACGACATCGCCGACTACGGCGACATCAACCCCGATTTCGGGACGATGAAGGATTTCAGGCGCTTCATCCAGGAGGCCAAGAAGCGCGGCCTGCGGGTCATCACCGAGCTCGTCATCAACCACACCTCCGATCAGCACGACTGGTTCAAGCGCGCCCGCCGCTCGGACCCGAATTCCTCTGCCCGCAACTGGTATGTCTGGAGCGATACCGACCAGAAATATTTGGGCACGCGAATCATCTTCACCGATACCGAGAAGTCGAACTGGACCTGGGACCCGGAAGCCGGCCAGTTCTACTGGCACCGCTTCTTCTCGCACCAGCCGGATCTCAATTTCGACAATCCGCGCGTGGTGAGCGCGCTGGTGCAGGTGATGAAGCGGTGGCTCGACACCGGGGTCGACGGTTTCCGGCTCGACGCCATTCCCTATCTCTGCGAGCGCGACGGCACCAACAACGAGAACCTGCCGGAGACGCATGCCGTCATCAAGCGGCTGCGCAGCGAACTCGATGCCTACGCAAAAGGCAAGGTGCTGCTGGCCGAGGCCAACCAATGGCCGGAGGACGTACAGGAATATTTCGGCCGTGGCGACGAATGCCACATGGCCTATCATTTTCCGCTAATGCCACGCATCTACATGGCAATCGCGCAGGAAGACCGTTTTCCGATCACCGACATCCTGCGCCAGACGCCGGATATTCCAGGCAATTGCCAGTGGGCGCTGTTCCTGCGCAACCACGACGAACTGACGCTGGAAATGGTCACCGACGTCGAGCGCGATTACCTGTGGTCGACCTACGCCAACGATCCCCGGGCCCGCATCAATGTCGGCATCCGGCGGCGGCTGGCGCCGCTTATGGACAATGACCGACGCAAGATCGAGTTGATGAATTCGCTGTTGTTCTCGTTCCCGGGCACGCCGATCATCTATTACGGCGACGAGATCGGCATGGGCGACAACATCTATCTCGGCGACCGTAACGGCGTCCGCACCCCGATGCAGTGGACGCCGGATCGCAATGGCGGCTTCTCCCGTTCCGACCCCGCGCGGCTCTACGCGCCGACCATCATGGACCCGGTCTATGGCTATGAGTCCGTCAATGTCGAGGCGCAGTCGCGCAGCCTCTCCTCGCTGCTCTCTGCCACCAAGCGGCTGATCGCGGTCCGCAAATCCACGATCGCCTTCGGCCGCGGCAGCATGACATTCATCCGCCCGGAAAACCGCTCCGTGCTGTGCTACGTGCGCCAGTACGGGGACGAGGTCATTCTGTGCGTCGCCAATCTGTCGCGGTCGGCTCAGGCTACCGAACTGGATCTCTCCGCCTTCAAGGACCGCATCCCGCTGGAAATGCTCGGCCGCACGCGCTTCCCGGCGATCGGCGAGCTGCCCTACATGATCACGCTGTCGCCTTACGGCTTCTACTGGTTCGAACTGCAGGAGCCCGACAAATCGGCGCCGGTGCCGCAGCGCGCGGTGCCCGAATTTGAAACGCTGGTGGTACCGTTGAACGCGACCTGGGTATCGCTGGCGCGCGAGCGCGGCGTGTTCGAACGCGACGTACTTCCGGGACATCTGGCGCGCAGCCGCTGGTACCCGGAACGCTCGGCCAAGGCGATCCATCCGAAACTGACGTCGGCGATTCCATTTTGCGACATCGGCGACAACCGGCCGTGGCTTGCTTTTTTCGAAACGACGCAGCGCGGCGTCACCACGCGCTACGTGTTGCCGATGCAGATCGAATGGGTGCGCTTCGACCGCGAGCGCTACAATCCGCATGCGCTGGCCGCCGTTCGCCAGGGCGCGCGCGAGGGAACGCTGCTCGACGTTGCCACCGACCAGATCTTCGTCGCGCTATTTTTGCGCAATCTGCAGCAATCGCTGACGGTGGACGAGAGCGAACAGGGATTGCGGCTCGAATTCCGCCCGACCGGCCGCTTCGGCGACAAGCCGATCCGGCAGCCCGAGTACATCCGCACCATTGAATCCGAACTGCCGCGCAGCACAGCGCTGGTGGACAATGACTATGTCGTCAAGATCTACCGGACACTTCAGGTCGGTCCCAGTCCTGAAATCGAGATGGGACGCTTCCTGACTGATGTCGCCAACTTTCCCAACGCGCCGGCGCTGCTCGGCAGCGCCGAGCTGGTCGAGGGCAACGAGAAGAGCGCGGTCGGCGTCGTTCACGCCTTCATCGCCAATCAGGGTGACCTCTGGACCGTGAGTGCGGCCTATCTCGATCGCTTCGTCGAGGAGCAGCGCCTGCTCGCAGCGAGCATCCATCCCGGCGAGCGCGAAGAAGAGATCCCTTATCTGCGCTACATCTCGCAAGCCGGACGGCGCGTGGCCGAGCTCCATGTTGCGCTGGCCAGCAACGGCGAGCTTGCCGAATTCGCGCCCGAGCCGACCGGCGGCGACGACGTGCAGCGCTGGGTCGACGACCTAATACGCAGCGCCGGGCACGTCTTCGATGCGCTTCGGCAGCGGCGAGATACGCTGAAGGAAGCCGACCGAGCGTTGGCCGATCAGGTGCTGGCGTTGCAGCCGGCCCTGCCGGATTGGCTGGAAACGCTGCTGCTGCGTGAGGCTCACGTCGCCAACATTCGCGGCCATGGCGACCTCGATCTCACCCAGTTGCTGATCGTCAAGGACGACATCTTCATCGTCGACTTCGAAGGCGCGCCGCGGCGCAGTATCGCCGAACGCCGGCGCAAGATGCCCGCAGCACGCGACATCGCAAGCCTGATCCGCTCGATCGATTATTCGGCGACCGCAGCCCTTGAGCGCGCGCTCAAAGTAGCCCACGATGACCACGGCAAGCTCGGCGCGGCGCTTGGCGAATGGCGGGACCGGGCGACGGCTGCATTTCTCGCCGCCTACCGCGAAGCGATGACCGACCAACGGCTGTGGCCGGCCGATCCGACGTCAGCAGACGGCTTGCTGACCTTCTTCCTGCTCGAGAAGGCCTTGAACGAGATCGAACACGAACTGTCATTCCGGCCGGAATGGCTGCGCGTGCCACTGAGCGGAATTATCAGAATGTTGTCACAACCGTCCTTCGAGGCCTCATGA
- the glgX gene encoding glycogen debranching protein GlgX codes for MRLSAGSPARLGASWDGRGTNFALFSANAEKVELCLFDGQGRRELERIELPERNEDVWHGYLNDVSPGQLYGYRVHGPYAPERGHRFNANKLLLDPYAKRLAGRLVWSDAHFGYRTGSAREDLSFDRRDNARGMPKAVVVDETFNWGRREIRPNIAWEDTVIYEAHVKGLTQRRDNVAPGWRGTYGGLCSPAMIDHLKRLGVTTIELLPIHGLIDDRVLVEKKLSNYWGYNTLAFFAPEPRYAQDNALDAFRTTVARLHDAGIEVMLDVVYNHTAEGNHLGPTLCFRGIDNASYYWLNKEHPRYYDDFTGCGSSVNLTHPRVLQMVMDSLRYWVEVCHVDGFRFDLATTLAREPNGFDRNSAFLTAVRQDPVLATVKLVAEPWDLGLGGYQVGAFPSQWSEWNDRYRSALRRYWSGEGSLIGEVSRRMTASSDLFHHDNRATRASINHITVHDGFTLADLFSYNEKHNEANGEDNRDGSNDNHSNNCGHEGPTTDAAIVALRRQLRRNQFACLFLAQGTPLMLAGDEVGNSQNGNNNAYCQDNEIGWVNWENLGKPGEDLTDFVGHMTALRRRFPQLRYQRWLSGRRKDGSYGVLWLTPAAEEMQEADWNFPEGRFLAYVLGPLEPGQPPIFIVLNAAPEEIAFKLPQMPEYKSWQQVLNTTEAVLAAAEFASGVETSAPPRSVLVFAGAA; via the coding sequence ATGCGACTGTCCGCGGGAAGCCCCGCCCGCCTCGGAGCAAGCTGGGACGGCAGGGGCACCAACTTTGCGCTGTTCTCGGCCAATGCGGAGAAGGTCGAGCTTTGCCTGTTCGACGGCCAGGGCCGCCGCGAACTCGAGCGAATCGAACTGCCCGAGCGCAACGAGGACGTCTGGCACGGCTATCTCAACGACGTCTCGCCCGGACAGCTCTACGGCTATCGCGTCCACGGCCCCTATGCGCCGGAGCGGGGACACCGTTTCAACGCCAACAAGCTGTTGCTCGATCCCTATGCCAAGCGGCTCGCCGGCCGGCTGGTGTGGAGCGACGCGCATTTCGGCTATCGAACGGGGAGCGCGCGCGAGGATCTTTCGTTCGACCGCCGCGACAATGCCCGCGGCATGCCGAAGGCGGTCGTGGTCGACGAGACCTTCAACTGGGGCCGCCGCGAGATACGGCCGAACATCGCCTGGGAAGACACCGTCATCTATGAGGCCCACGTCAAAGGCCTGACGCAGAGGCGCGACAACGTGGCACCGGGCTGGCGCGGCACCTATGGCGGGCTGTGCTCGCCGGCGATGATCGACCATCTCAAGCGGCTCGGCGTCACCACCATCGAACTGTTGCCGATCCACGGCCTGATCGATGACCGGGTGCTGGTAGAAAAGAAGCTCTCCAACTACTGGGGCTACAACACGCTGGCGTTCTTCGCACCGGAGCCGCGCTATGCGCAGGACAATGCGCTCGATGCGTTCCGCACCACGGTGGCGCGGCTGCACGACGCCGGCATCGAGGTGATGCTCGACGTAGTCTATAACCACACCGCCGAAGGCAATCATCTCGGCCCGACGCTGTGTTTCCGCGGCATCGATAACGCGTCCTATTACTGGCTCAACAAAGAGCATCCGCGCTACTATGACGACTTCACCGGCTGCGGCAGCTCGGTCAACCTCACCCATCCGCGCGTGCTGCAGATGGTGATGGATTCGCTGCGCTACTGGGTCGAGGTCTGCCACGTCGACGGCTTTCGCTTCGACCTCGCCACCACGCTGGCGCGCGAGCCGAACGGTTTTGACCGCAATTCCGCGTTTCTGACCGCGGTGCGGCAGGACCCGGTGCTGGCAACCGTAAAACTCGTCGCCGAGCCATGGGACCTCGGCCTGGGCGGCTATCAGGTCGGCGCGTTTCCCTCGCAATGGTCGGAATGGAACGACCGTTATCGCAGCGCGCTACGGCGCTACTGGAGCGGCGAAGGCAGCCTGATCGGCGAGGTCTCGCGCCGCATGACCGCCTCATCCGACCTGTTCCACCATGACAACCGCGCAACGCGCGCCAGCATCAATCACATCACCGTCCATGATGGTTTCACGTTGGCCGACCTGTTCAGCTACAACGAGAAGCACAACGAGGCGAACGGCGAGGACAATCGCGACGGCTCCAACGACAACCACAGCAACAATTGCGGCCATGAGGGCCCGACCACGGACGCCGCGATCGTGGCGCTGCGCCGGCAGCTCCGCAGGAACCAGTTCGCCTGCCTGTTCCTCGCGCAGGGGACGCCCTTGATGCTGGCCGGCGACGAGGTCGGCAATTCGCAGAACGGCAACAACAACGCCTATTGCCAGGACAACGAGATCGGCTGGGTCAACTGGGAAAATCTCGGCAAGCCAGGCGAAGACCTCACCGATTTCGTCGGCCACATGACCGCGCTGCGCCGGCGCTTTCCGCAACTGCGCTACCAGCGCTGGCTCTCCGGGCGGCGCAAGGACGGCTCCTACGGCGTGCTGTGGCTGACGCCGGCAGCCGAGGAAATGCAGGAAGCCGACTGGAATTTTCCGGAAGGACGGTTCCTCGCCTATGTGCTGGGGCCTTTGGAACCAGGTCAGCCGCCGATCTTTATCGTGCTGAACGCTGCGCCCGAAGAGATCGCTTTCAAGTTGCCGCAGATGCCCGAATACAAGAGCTGGCAGCAGGTACTGAATACGACCGAGGCCGTGCTGGCCGCCGCTGAATTCGCTTCGGGCGTCGAAACCAGCGCGCCGCCGCGATCGGTGCTTGTCTTTGCGGGCGCCGCATGA
- the malQ gene encoding 4-alpha-glucanotransferase, translating into MDLFAQAKALGIQTEFLDGQGNRRVTDAAALKIILDALPPQAPGPLVGHPVVVRSGRPSRTEIPTATLPAEWKIVADSGVIAKGESSDHAIDWPRDLPLGIYRLQLSDAARVEDVPLISAPERAFGGEFDRCWLLAAQLYGVRSARNWGMGDFTDLASLIELADHLGADGVGLNPLHALFDDRPGDCSPYSPNSRLFLNALYIDVEKIPEFQLDSETSEALAPLRARAVVDYVGVAGLKWRALRSAFAAFKAGAKPARQQDFDKFRSECGTLLSHFACFEVLRHKFGKPWWEWPEEWRQPDDARCAALREGADASEIEFVEFVQWTADRQLGAASDLAKKLGMKVGLYLDVAVGVQADGFDAWNEQVAISRHLGVGAPPDPLNTAGQTWGLAGFNAAGLERQSFAPYRDMLRASMRHAGAIRLDHVLGLKRLYLVPQGFTARDGVYVQMPFEALLAVTALESLAHRCVVIGEDLGTVPEGFRDQIADWGIWSYLVMMFERDDHGSFRSIDHYLTNALVTFNTHDLSTYAGWRSFGDLKLKRSLGIDPGESDDARWHALAMLDDVLRHHAIYRNDLYSVANFLARTKSRLLAVSLEDLLGLVDQPNIPGTVNEHPNWRRRLPVSIEEMTSTVDIAALKAATHERSRAAI; encoded by the coding sequence ATGGATCTTTTCGCCCAAGCTAAAGCCCTGGGAATTCAAACCGAATTCCTGGATGGTCAGGGTAATCGCCGTGTGACAGACGCGGCCGCCCTGAAAATTATCCTGGATGCCCTGCCGCCGCAGGCGCCGGGGCCGCTGGTCGGCCACCCGGTCGTGGTCCGGTCCGGACGGCCGTCGCGAACCGAAATCCCCACAGCCACGCTCCCGGCGGAGTGGAAAATCGTTGCGGATTCAGGAGTTATCGCCAAGGGCGAGAGCTCGGATCATGCCATCGACTGGCCTAGGGACCTGCCGCTCGGCATCTACCGGCTGCAGTTGAGCGATGCCGCGAGAGTCGAGGATGTGCCGCTGATTTCGGCGCCGGAACGGGCGTTTGGCGGCGAGTTCGACCGCTGCTGGTTGCTCGCGGCCCAGCTTTACGGCGTCCGCTCGGCGCGCAATTGGGGCATGGGCGACTTCACCGACCTCGCAAGCCTGATCGAACTCGCCGACCATCTCGGGGCCGACGGCGTCGGCCTCAATCCCTTGCACGCTCTGTTCGACGATCGCCCGGGCGATTGCAGCCCGTATTCGCCAAACAGCCGGTTGTTTCTCAACGCGCTCTATATCGACGTTGAAAAGATTCCCGAATTTCAACTCGATTCCGAAACGAGCGAGGCGCTGGCGCCGTTGCGGGCACGCGCCGTCGTCGATTATGTCGGCGTCGCCGGTTTGAAGTGGCGCGCGCTTCGCTCCGCCTTTGCTGCCTTCAAGGCCGGCGCCAAACCGGCCCGCCAACAGGATTTCGACAAATTCCGCTCCGAGTGCGGTACCTTGCTGTCGCATTTTGCTTGCTTCGAGGTACTCCGGCACAAATTCGGCAAGCCGTGGTGGGAATGGCCGGAAGAGTGGCGGCAGCCGGACGACGCCAGATGCGCCGCATTGCGCGAGGGCGCGGACGCCAGTGAAATCGAATTCGTCGAATTCGTGCAATGGACCGCGGACCGGCAGCTCGGCGCGGCCAGCGATCTGGCGAAGAAGCTCGGCATGAAGGTCGGGCTCTATCTCGACGTCGCGGTCGGCGTGCAGGCCGACGGGTTCGATGCCTGGAACGAACAGGTCGCGATCTCTCGCCATCTCGGCGTCGGCGCGCCACCCGATCCGCTCAACACCGCCGGCCAGACCTGGGGTCTTGCCGGCTTCAATGCGGCAGGGCTCGAGCGGCAGTCCTTTGCGCCGTATCGCGACATGCTGCGCGCCTCGATGCGGCACGCCGGCGCGATCCGGCTGGATCATGTGCTCGGGCTGAAGCGGCTCTATCTGGTGCCGCAGGGCTTCACCGCACGCGACGGCGTCTATGTACAGATGCCATTCGAGGCGCTGCTCGCGGTAACCGCGCTGGAAAGCCTCGCGCATCGCTGCGTCGTGATCGGCGAAGACCTCGGCACCGTGCCGGAAGGGTTTCGCGACCAGATCGCCGATTGGGGCATCTGGTCGTATCTCGTGATGATGTTCGAGCGCGACGACCACGGATCGTTCCGCAGCATCGATCATTACCTGACCAACGCGCTCGTCACCTTCAACACCCATGATCTCTCGACCTATGCCGGCTGGCGCTCGTTCGGCGATCTCAAGCTGAAGCGTTCGCTCGGGATCGATCCGGGCGAGAGCGACGATGCGCGCTGGCACGCGCTTGCCATGCTGGATGACGTGCTGCGGCATCACGCCATCTACCGCAACGATCTCTATTCGGTCGCGAATTTCCTGGCGCGGACCAAATCGCGGCTGCTCGCGGTCTCGCTGGAGGATCTGCTTGGGTTGGTCGACCAGCCTAATATCCCCGGCACCGTCAACGAGCATCCGAACTGGCGGCGGCGGCTTCCGGTGTCGATCGAGGAGATGACGTCCACGGTCGACATCGCCGCACTCAAGGCGGCAACCCATGAGCGGTCGCGCGCCGCGATCTGA